In the Borrelia turicatae 91E135 genome, one interval contains:
- a CDS encoding TatD family hydrolase: protein MNLNFERSIFLKKLIDTHVHFNELKKNSIDIHYLINECLKNGFSYFLDIGLHPSDFYERKQLLDTYPNISLTVGIHPLNKALRDDFELIESILENENVVAVGEIGLDYLKGDNKSEQIEALNIQLDLASKYKKPVILHVREAYDDIYNIIKSSNFISRGILHCYSGNYEYAKKFIDFGFKISFAGNLTFKNSEPLRGVLKKLNIEDILIETDSPFLAPVPLRGKINAPCFLGYTCLEIAKIKNCDVDSVIIALYDNFKDLFNDLI, encoded by the coding sequence ATGAATCTTAATTTTGAAAGATCTATTTTTTTAAAAAAGTTAATAGATACCCACGTTCATTTTAATGAACTTAAGAAAAATTCTATTGATATTCATTATCTTATTAATGAATGTTTGAAAAATGGATTTTCTTATTTTCTTGATATTGGATTGCATCCTAGTGATTTTTATGAGAGAAAGCAACTTTTAGATACTTATCCTAATATTTCACTAACAGTTGGCATACATCCTTTAAATAAGGCTTTAAGAGATGATTTTGAATTGATTGAAAGTATTTTAGAAAATGAAAACGTTGTTGCTGTTGGTGAAATTGGACTTGATTACCTTAAGGGAGATAATAAAAGCGAGCAGATTGAAGCTTTAAATATTCAGTTAGATTTAGCTAGTAAATATAAGAAGCCCGTCATTTTGCATGTAAGAGAGGCTTATGATGATATTTACAATATTATTAAATCTTCCAATTTTATAAGTAGAGGCATATTGCATTGTTATTCAGGTAATTATGAGTATGCTAAAAAATTTATTGATTTTGGATTTAAGATATCTTTTGCAGGTAATTTAACTTTTAAAAATTCAGAGCCTTTAAGAGGAGTTTTAAAGAAATTAAATATTGAAGATATTTTAATTGAAACAGACAGTCCATTTTTAGCCCCAGTTCCTTTAAGGGGCAAGATTAATGCTCCATGTTTTTTAGGATATACATGTCTTGAGATTGCAAAAATTAAAAATTGTGATGTGGATAGCGTTATAATTGCGTTGTATGATAATTTTAAGGATTTATTTAATGATTTGATTTAA
- a CDS encoding tetratricopeptide repeat protein, producing MLDKKLLGEFGDISQISDNELLDVTEKSKRGYQLIKEERLPEAEALFNDILQKDYDNNYALVGLGDIERKKRNFDKAIIYYQKCLAKHSNNNYALFGLGDCYRSLGDYKKATDVWEEYLKYDPENITVLTRVASSYRKLKNFQKSRQSYLRVLEFVPDNDYALVGIGHLYYDFKEYKEALKYWLRMYEINQVKIDVRVLTSIGNCYRKLKEFSKGIYFFKRALEISPNNFYAIFGLADCYRGSKEYHEALKYWLTIIDKDPKNNLVLTRVGDTYRYLKEYENSQIYYKKALDVDFDMFAILGLALLQKEQGQYEEALSAIKNLIKTNPKNSILYVNAAECYEALGQIESAVDILSSFLQLGMKNVTIIDYINNLKKKMDA from the coding sequence ATGTTAGACAAGAAACTTTTAGGTGAGTTTGGGGATATCTCGCAAATTTCTGATAATGAGCTTCTTGATGTTACTGAAAAATCCAAAAGGGGATATCAGTTGATAAAGGAAGAGAGACTTCCTGAAGCAGAAGCATTGTTTAATGATATCTTACAAAAGGATTATGATAATAATTATGCTCTTGTTGGACTTGGAGACATTGAAAGGAAGAAGCGAAATTTTGATAAAGCTATAATTTATTATCAAAAATGCCTTGCTAAACATTCAAATAATAATTATGCACTTTTTGGATTGGGAGATTGTTATAGAAGTTTAGGTGATTATAAGAAGGCTACAGATGTATGGGAAGAATATTTGAAATATGATCCTGAAAATATTACGGTTCTTACAAGAGTTGCTTCTTCTTATAGGAAATTAAAAAATTTTCAAAAATCTAGGCAATCGTACTTAAGAGTATTAGAATTTGTACCTGATAATGATTATGCTCTTGTTGGTATTGGACATTTATATTATGACTTTAAGGAATATAAAGAAGCGTTGAAATATTGGCTTAGAATGTATGAAATAAATCAGGTTAAGATTGATGTTCGTGTTTTAACTTCAATTGGAAATTGTTATAGGAAATTAAAGGAATTTAGTAAGGGAATTTATTTTTTCAAAAGAGCTTTGGAAATTTCTCCGAATAATTTTTATGCTATTTTTGGACTTGCTGATTGCTATAGAGGAAGTAAAGAGTATCATGAAGCCTTAAAATATTGGCTTACAATAATAGATAAGGATCCAAAGAATAATCTGGTTTTAACAAGAGTAGGTGATACTTACCGATACTTGAAAGAGTATGAGAATTCACAGATTTATTATAAAAAAGCTCTTGATGTTGATTTTGACATGTTTGCTATACTTGGTCTTGCACTACTTCAAAAGGAGCAGGGGCAGTATGAAGAGGCATTGTCAGCTATTAAAAATCTGATAAAAACCAATCCTAAGAACTCAATATTGTATGTAAATGCTGCTGAATGTTATGAGGCATTAGGGCAAATTGAAAGTGCTGTAGATATTTTGTCAAGTTTCTTGCAACTTGGAATGAAGAATGTTACCATTATTGACTACATTAATAACCTTAAAAAAAAGATGGATGCATGA
- the prfA gene encoding peptide chain release factor 1, producing MFLERLSPIESKIKILEEKLQDTNLIKNQKEYAKVIKEYNYLEKIKEKKDEYENIISQIDENQKILSEEENLEMKELIKQELTHLNLKKDEIEHTIKILLLHQDENDNKNIIIEIRAGTGGEEAALFAHNLYEMYTKYSEKKKWKTELINFNETELGGFKEVSFEIKGKEVFKKLKHESGVHRVQRVPITESNGRLQTSAATVAVLPEVEETDIEINEKDLRIDVYRSSGAGGQHVNTTDSAVRITHLPTGIVVQCQNERSQHKNKDQAMKILRARLYKFEDLKKQEQRSNDRKQQVGSGDRSERIRTYNFPQNRVTEHRANISLYKLEEIMQGELDLLLDTLALKLQEQALKDNPI from the coding sequence ATGTTTTTAGAAAGATTAAGTCCCATCGAAAGCAAAATAAAAATACTTGAAGAAAAATTACAAGATACAAATTTAATTAAAAACCAAAAAGAATATGCAAAAGTAATAAAAGAATATAACTATTTAGAAAAAATCAAAGAAAAAAAAGATGAATATGAAAACATAATAAGCCAAATCGATGAGAATCAAAAAATTTTGTCCGAAGAAGAAAATTTAGAAATGAAAGAATTAATAAAACAAGAATTAACTCATTTAAATCTCAAAAAAGATGAAATTGAACACACAATCAAAATATTACTCTTGCACCAAGATGAAAATGACAATAAAAATATAATTATTGAAATTAGAGCTGGAACAGGGGGAGAAGAAGCTGCACTTTTTGCACATAATCTTTACGAAATGTACACAAAATATTCTGAGAAAAAAAAATGGAAAACAGAGCTTATTAACTTTAATGAAACGGAACTTGGTGGATTTAAAGAAGTAAGCTTTGAAATAAAAGGTAAAGAGGTATTTAAAAAATTAAAACATGAAAGCGGGGTGCATAGAGTTCAAAGAGTTCCTATAACAGAATCCAATGGAAGACTTCAAACCTCAGCAGCAACCGTTGCTGTACTGCCTGAAGTTGAAGAAACCGACATTGAAATCAACGAAAAAGATTTAAGAATAGATGTTTACAGATCTTCTGGTGCTGGGGGCCAACATGTAAACACAACAGACTCTGCCGTTAGAATTACACATCTGCCTACAGGAATTGTGGTACAATGTCAAAATGAAAGAAGTCAGCACAAAAACAAAGATCAGGCTATGAAAATATTAAGAGCAAGGCTTTATAAATTTGAAGACCTCAAAAAACAAGAACAACGCTCAAATGACAGAAAGCAACAAGTAGGTTCAGGTGATAGGTCTGAAAGAATTAGAACATACAATTTTCCACAAAATAGAGTAACAGAACACAGAGCAAACATTAGTCTTTATAAACTAGAAGAAATTATGCAGGGAGAACTTGACCTTCTTCTCGACACACTAGCCCTAAAATTACAAGAACAAGCACTAAAAGACAACCCAATATAA
- the prmC gene encoding peptide chain release factor N(5)-glutamine methyltransferase has product MTINEAIKKSKQHNLNTLEILLLLEKILKSRKELILANINKNLTKQEEHKLSCQINRIRSGTPINYILKTKEFMGIEFYINKHVLIPREDTECLVEEALIQIKKHNLNKILDLCCGSGCIGLTIAHYLKCKVTLSDISNKALKVSLKNTQKLKLENYIEIQYSDLLKYINKEFELIITNPPYLNKDELKIKEKLIKEPRIALLGFGKDGLEIPKKIIRQAKHKLAKNGLLIIEMAPWQTKSLKDFAIQEGFDYLKTIYDIESRERALVLRIKNDTSL; this is encoded by the coding sequence ATGACAATAAACGAAGCAATAAAAAAGTCAAAACAACATAATTTAAATACTCTTGAGATTTTATTACTACTTGAAAAAATCTTAAAGAGTCGAAAAGAATTAATTCTTGCAAATATAAATAAAAATTTAACAAAACAAGAAGAACATAAATTATCGTGTCAAATAAACAGAATAAGATCAGGAACACCCATAAACTATATACTTAAAACAAAAGAATTTATGGGTATTGAGTTCTATATAAACAAACATGTACTAATTCCTAGAGAAGATACAGAATGTTTAGTAGAAGAAGCTTTAATTCAAATTAAAAAGCACAATTTAAATAAAATTTTAGACTTATGTTGCGGAAGTGGATGCATTGGCTTAACAATTGCACATTATCTTAAGTGCAAAGTAACACTATCGGATATTTCAAATAAAGCCTTAAAAGTATCATTAAAAAACACACAAAAACTAAAATTAGAAAATTATATAGAAATACAATATTCAGATCTGTTAAAATACATAAATAAAGAGTTTGAGCTAATAATCACAAATCCTCCTTATTTAAATAAAGATGAACTAAAAATAAAGGAAAAATTAATAAAAGAACCAAGAATAGCTCTTTTAGGGTTTGGAAAAGACGGACTTGAAATTCCAAAAAAAATAATAAGACAGGCAAAACATAAGCTTGCCAAAAATGGACTTTTAATAATAGAAATGGCTCCTTGGCAAACAAAATCTTTAAAAGATTTTGCAATCCAGGAAGGGTTTGACTATTTAAAAACTATATATGACATTGAAAGCAGAGAAAGAGCATTGGTCTTAAGGATAAAGAATGATACAAGTTTATGA
- a CDS encoding RelA/SpoT family protein: MIQVYEIAYLLKINDIDKLKNIFRKTVNNIYQDDIQKKLIFKALEISEQLHYGQYRESKEPYVIHPIMVSLFLIKFQLDFKTIIAGLLHDVLEDTSVKKEEIIKEFDQEILSLIDGVTKIHDLHNKTRAIKEANTISKMFFAMTHDIRIIIIKLADKLHNMATLSHLPKNRRERIARDCLATYVPIAERLGISSLKIYLEDLSLKYLYPKEYKEIKNFLSATKIEREKKLYKGKLIIEKELKKIGIDVTITVRSKHFYSIFRKMKTRNNNISQIFDTLGIRIICKQQKECYEILEIVHKVWKPIPGRLKDYIAIPKENKYQSLHTTVRIPEDNQLIEIQIRTEEMDKIAKYGVAAHWLYKEQVELKADDISFINRIKKWQQESVNKNQYSMHDIHKELLNTFIYVYTPEGEIVELPFGSNSIDFAYTIHTDIGDQALYAKINGKISSLTKPLKNEQIVEIFTSPEAKPDVIWLNSVRTKKARSKIRSWLNKNDNTIFVDNNIIAYLIGENKEQKRLFSLFKSLTKSKIKSITIAPDCNPLTGEDIIGIIQKDTIVVHKEHCREIAHQKKSHLVEVEWEATPTRKVYHIIIFLKNLKGLFNYLDNLFTTFDVRLISEKIEDCGNGHGIINIIISSNAKNVSMIFTSLKENPNVLQIMQVEEDIKNYDN, from the coding sequence ATGATACAAGTTTATGAAATTGCATACTTACTTAAAATAAATGATATCGATAAACTAAAAAACATTTTCAGAAAGACTGTCAATAATATTTATCAAGATGATATTCAAAAAAAATTAATATTTAAAGCTCTTGAAATATCAGAACAATTACACTACGGACAATATAGAGAAAGTAAAGAGCCATATGTCATCCATCCAATCATGGTTTCACTATTTCTTATAAAATTTCAACTAGACTTTAAAACAATAATAGCTGGGCTACTACACGATGTTCTTGAAGACACAAGTGTCAAAAAGGAAGAAATAATCAAAGAATTTGATCAAGAAATTTTAAGTCTAATTGATGGGGTAACCAAAATTCACGACCTACACAATAAAACAAGAGCAATAAAAGAAGCAAATACCATTTCAAAAATGTTTTTTGCAATGACTCATGATATTAGAATAATAATCATCAAGCTTGCAGATAAATTACATAATATGGCAACCCTTTCTCACTTACCTAAAAACAGGAGAGAAAGGATTGCAAGAGATTGTCTTGCCACTTATGTACCAATTGCAGAAAGACTAGGTATTTCATCTCTTAAAATATATCTTGAAGATTTATCATTAAAATATCTTTATCCAAAAGAATATAAAGAAATCAAAAATTTTTTATCCGCAACAAAAATAGAAAGGGAAAAAAAATTATATAAGGGAAAATTGATAATAGAGAAAGAACTTAAAAAAATTGGCATCGATGTCACAATCACAGTACGTTCAAAACACTTTTACTCAATATTTAGAAAAATGAAAACAAGAAATAATAATATTTCTCAAATCTTTGATACCCTGGGAATAAGAATAATTTGTAAACAACAAAAAGAATGCTACGAAATACTAGAAATTGTACATAAAGTTTGGAAACCAATACCTGGAAGACTAAAAGATTACATAGCAATCCCTAAAGAAAACAAATATCAATCCCTACATACCACTGTCAGAATACCTGAGGATAATCAATTGATAGAAATACAAATTAGAACAGAAGAAATGGATAAAATTGCCAAATATGGTGTTGCTGCTCACTGGCTTTACAAAGAACAAGTCGAATTAAAAGCTGATGATATATCATTTATCAACCGAATCAAAAAATGGCAACAAGAATCTGTTAACAAAAATCAATACTCAATGCATGACATACACAAAGAACTCTTAAACACATTTATATATGTCTATACACCAGAAGGAGAAATAGTAGAACTTCCATTTGGCTCAAACTCAATTGACTTCGCATACACAATACATACAGATATTGGGGATCAAGCACTTTATGCAAAAATTAATGGTAAAATTAGCTCACTAACCAAACCATTGAAAAATGAACAAATTGTTGAAATATTTACCTCTCCAGAGGCAAAACCTGATGTAATTTGGCTTAATAGTGTTAGAACAAAAAAAGCACGCTCAAAAATTAGATCTTGGCTTAACAAAAATGACAATACAATATTTGTAGATAATAACATAATTGCATATCTTATTGGAGAAAATAAGGAACAAAAAAGACTCTTCAGTTTGTTTAAATCTTTAACAAAATCCAAAATAAAAAGTATTACAATAGCCCCTGACTGTAATCCATTAACAGGTGAAGATATCATTGGGATAATACAAAAAGATACAATAGTAGTTCACAAAGAACATTGTAGAGAAATTGCACATCAGAAAAAAAGTCATCTTGTAGAAGTAGAATGGGAAGCAACACCAACAAGGAAAGTATATCATATCATAATATTCTTAAAAAATTTAAAAGGCCTTTTTAACTATTTAGATAATCTTTTTACAACTTTTGACGTAAGACTTATTAGTGAGAAAATAGAAGACTGCGGAAATGGACATGGAATAATTAACATAATTATCTCATCAAATGCAAAAAACGTATCAATGATTTTTACTTCACTTAAAGAAAATCCTAACGTACTCCAAATAATGCAAGTAGAAGAAGACATAAAAAATTATGATAATTAA